The genomic region TTTGATCATATCAGGTTCCAGGTAAGCGGAGATCCTTATGTCAGAATCCACTTTTGCGTCCGTAAGAGAGTCCTGGAACTTGTTGACCAATGAATCAATAATGCTTTTTGCATCCATGATATAACCTCAATAATCTGTTGCATTATCCTTTTTGGCCATGATCTTCTTCTGAAGTTCAAGGAATCCCTGAAGCAGGGCTTCCGGCCTTGGTGGACATCCTGGAATAAAAACATCTATTGGGAACATTTTGTCAATGTTCTGCACTGTGCTGTAGGATTCATAGAAAGGACCACCACTAATGGAGCAGTCACCCATGCATATGACCCACTTTGGTGCAGCCATCTGTTCCCACAGAGTCTTAAGTGCAGGAAGATATTTCCTTGTCACGTATCCACTGATGATCATGACATCTGCAGCCCTTGGAGAGTTACGCGGGATGATACCGAACCTGTCCGTATCATAGTGAGCACAGCCTGTAGCGATCATTTCCACACCACAGCACCCCATTGGCTGGGTCAGGAACCACAAGGAGTTCTTCCTACCCCAGTTAATTACATCCTGGGCCACTGTCTTTTTCAAGAAATCATTGATAGCCATGGAAGTAGTGGTGATAACACCAGGGATCTCTTCCACGAAGCCTTCCTGACTCTCGACTATTTCGTTATCGTTTAATTCATCCATTTAAGAGCACCCTTCTTCCATAAGTAGGCATATCCAAATAACAATACGAAAATGAAGATTAACATCTCAACGATCGCTGTTACCATATCGACACCATTGCCTATGTATACCATAGCCCATGGGTAAAGGAAAAGTACTTCGATATCGAACAAAACGAATGCGATCGCATAAAGATAATACTCAACATTGAATTGTATTCGCGCATCTCCTAACGGATCGGAACCACATTCATAGGTCGCATATTTATTAGGTGATTTGCTTCTGGGACTCAACAACTTGACCATTGTCATTGTTGCAGGTGGCATCAGAAGCGAAACAACAAGAAACACAGCAACCGGAATGTAACTATTGATAATATTGCTACTATCGATTATTACTGACATGATGAATCACCTGATGATTACTAATCGTAGATATTACAATCGTAGATATTGTATTCTCTATATAACTATTTCCAAAAAAGAGTCATTCATGATAAAACATGACGATATATTTTCATAATGAGAGTACAGATGGAAATAAGTCATACTGTTGGAAAACTGGAAGATATGCGTCTCAAAAAATGAAAATTAAAATGAATATCCATGTGGAATCGAAATGAGAAGAACCATTAGAATAATGATAAAGCATTGCAGATCTCAGCAATTATGAGAATTTTTCAAATATTAAATGACCGATCATAATAATACAGTAATTTCAGGATTAGAAAATAAACTAAAGTAAAAATGTGAGAAGCGGTCAGTGACCTGCCTCCCTTGCCCTCAGACTAATTTTGGAGAGAAATATTTCTTGATCATGGCGCCACAGTCCGAACAGGAGATAACGATCCACTCCCCTACCTGCTCAGACTCATACTTGTCAAAGATGGATGAGCCGCAGCTTGGGCACACATAATGCTCCTTAAAGTAGTAATGATAGAACTGAGGAGTCTTTTCAAGCCAGTCAAGAACATCGTGCATGCGCTCGAAGTAACGCTGCTTTGAAGGCGCCTCAATCTCATGTAGCGCATCTTCAGCACGCTCCGTGACATCTTTTGTATACTTGTGCGATTTTGTAGTGATCTTCTTGTAATCACTTACATAACGAGTAGTATTGTCCAGATAGTGCAGATACCCCTCATGTGCCTTTGGCTTTGAGGCATCACGTACTGTTTTCAGGAAATACTCACCCATCACATCTTCCATAATATCTGCACATGTAGTACAGATATTATAGCCCTCATAGATCTTGTAGTCCTGATCTTCTCCGCAGATCTCGCATTTTTCCATATCGGATCCCCCCGGTTATTTCTTTTAGAGCAGGACTGGCTTCATGGCTTCCCTGGTGAACATGATCGGGAAGATGTTGAGCACACCAAGCAGATCTCCTGCACGGACCTTTCCGGTCTCCTGTCCGAAAGCATAGACATACTTGATAGTCCTTGGCCTCTCTACAAGACAGTTGCCTTCCTTGGATGAGACCTTCAATACAGAAGCTACCGCATGGTAGGTGAAAGCACATGGAATTGCAAGAGTGTCCGCATCCAGCGTAACCTCCTTTATAGCGATCTTCTTGTATTCGCCTGCACGGAGTTCTACATCCTCATCAGCGATCATCATCTCCCACTTCGCACGAGTGGCGATCGTGAATTCATAGGGTGCGGCCTTGAACTTCTTCGAAACCAATTCACCGTCTTTACGAGCTACTACTTGTATAGTTTCCGTGGACATTAAATCACCATAATAGACTTTGGTATTTTAGTATAAATAGATTGTCATTATTGTTAATGAACAATAGAGAGCTAGGACTAGCGGACTTAAAGAGAAACCAAACCCAAAGTGAACAAAGTATCCAAAAGTACTACACAATAAATAGGACACATCAGTATTAA from Methanococcoides sp. LMO-2 harbors:
- the fpoA gene encoding F420H2 dehydrogenase subunit FpoA, translating into MSVIIDSSNIINSYIPVAVFLVVSLLMPPATMTMVKLLSPRSKSPNKYATYECGSDPLGDARIQFNVEYYLYAIAFVLFDIEVLFLYPWAMVYIGNGVDMVTAIVEMLIFIFVLLFGYAYLWKKGALKWMN
- the fpoB gene encoding F(420)H(2) dehydrogenase subunit B, with the protein product MDELNDNEIVESQEGFVEEIPGVITTTSMAINDFLKKTVAQDVINWGRKNSLWFLTQPMGCCGVEMIATGCAHYDTDRFGIIPRNSPRAADVMIISGYVTRKYLPALKTLWEQMAAPKWVICMGDCSISGGPFYESYSTVQNIDKMFPIDVFIPGCPPRPEALLQGFLELQKKIMAKKDNATDY
- a CDS encoding DUF22 domain-containing protein, yielding MSTETIQVVARKDGELVSKKFKAAPYEFTIATRAKWEMMIADEDVELRAGEYKKIAIKEVTLDADTLAIPCAFTYHAVASVLKVSSKEGNCLVERPRTIKYVYAFGQETGKVRAGDLLGVLNIFPIMFTREAMKPVLL